In Arthrobacter sp. Marseille-P9274, the sequence CGCTGCTCGGCGCGGATTACGAGGCCGCGGGCAAGCCCTCCTCCACCGGTTTCGCCGGGCTGTTCGCCGAGACCGCCAAGCACTACGAGAAGCGGCACGGGGCCGTCGGCGACGTGCTCGGCTCCATCGCCGCGAAGAACCACCGCAACGGCGTAGCCAATCCCTACGCCCAGCTGCGCAAGGACCTCGGCGAGGAGTTCTGCCGCACGGTCTCGGACAAGAACCCGATGGTGGCCGAGCCGCTGCGCCGCACTGACTGCTCCCCCGTCTCGGACGGAGCGGCCGCCGTCGTGCTCACGTCCGGCCCTGCGCCCTCGAATGCCGCCGCCGCACCGGTCCGGCTCGCCGGCTTCGGCCACGCGAACGACTTCATGCCCGCGGCCAAGCGCGACCCGATCGCCTTCGCCGGCAGCGTGGCCGCCTGGCAGCGGGCGCTCGGCATGGCCGGCGTCTCCTTGGAGGACCTGGACCTGGCCGAAGTGCACGACTGCTTCACCATCGCCGAGCTGATCATGTACGAAGTCATCGGGCTCACCCCCGCCGGCGAAGGCCGCCGCGCCATCGAGGAAGGCTGGGTCTACCGGGACGGGAAACTCCCGGTCAACCTCTCCGGCGGGCTCAAGGCCAAGGGCCACCCGGTCGGCGCCACCGGCGTCTCCCAGCACGTGGTCACCGCCATGCAGCTCTCCGGCACCGCCGGCGATATGCAGCTGGCCGGCGCCCGCCGCGCCGCCGTGCACAACATGGGCGGCCTCGCCATCGCCAACTACGTCAGCATCCTCGAAGCCGTCTAAAGGACCCTAAACAACGGCGGAGTGGACCGACATGGTCACAAGGATCATCACCCATCACCACGACAGGTTTACTCCGCCGTTACAGGACCGGTTCGCCGGCTGCCGCCACGAACCGCAGCGCTAGGATCCGCCGCCCCTTCCTGTTCGGAGGCCGCTTCGGGAAGTTTGCGGCCGGGAGGACAAGTGCGCTATGTGGTTCGGGCAATCTCCGAAGAAATCTGTAAAAGCGTTTATAATTCGGTATGCGTCACACTGGCGGCGACGAGCGAAATGATCGGTCCGATGCACAGCGGAAGCGGTTGTTCTGATAATGGCAGCAAGTAGAGCGGACATGGCAGCCGGAACTCCGCTGCGGCGTTTCAGCCTCTTTCGGGGCGCGGGCCTTCGGCATCTCGAGGCCAGCGCGACGGACTGGTTCACGCCGTGCCGCGTGCGGTCCATGGGCCGAGGGGGTGAAATCGCCTCGGCCTCAGTCTTCGCTACAGCCCTCGGGCCAGTGAAGTTGGTTTACGCGCAGAATTCCGGTCCCCAGATGGCCGTTGACTTCACTCAACAGGAATTGAATTACGTGGCGATGTTTGCTCTTGGCGGCGTCAACCGCGTTTCCGTGGACGATGAACAAGCGGTGTGCTCCGCCCAACGGGCCACCATCCTTTCCCCCCAGATGGTGGCGGGAATGGACCTGAGCGGGGAGTATGCCCAACTGCACCTCAGGATCGACCGTTTTGCCCTGGAGCGGCGACTGGAGCAGATGTTGGGCAGAGCCGTGACGAAACCCATCCGATTCAGGATGGATATGGACCTCACCCGGCCCGCGCTGGCGTCCTGGATGCGTGGGATCAAGGTCCTCGTCCGGGATCTCGATGATCCCTTCGGGCTCAGCGCTGCCGCAACGGATGTCCATCCATGGAGCGATTTCCTGATGACCGGGCTCCTCTTGGCGCAACCGCATAGCTATTCGGAGGCGCTTGGCCAGGCGAATAGGAATGGCTTCCGCCCCCGATCCCTTAAGCGGGCCGTCGAGCTGATCGAAAAAGATCCAGCGGATGAGCTGTCGCTCGCCACGATCTGTTCTGTGGCTGGCGTCGGGCCACGGGCCCTGCAGAGGGAGTTCAAGGAGTATGTGGGAACTACTCCGCGGGAGTACATCCAGTGGGTGCGGCTGTGCAGAGCCCATGATGACCTCCTGGCGGGGAACGGGGATACAGTCACCGAGATCGCACTCCGCTGGGGCTTCAGCCATGTGTCGCGCTTTGCGGCGGCCTATCGGGAGCGGTATGGCACTCTGCCATCTGAGACTCTCCGCGAGTCGCGGTAACCCTGCCGCCGGTCTCGTGCGCCCAGGGCCAGTCGTCAGCAGGAAACTGATGTCGTTTTCCGGCCCTCCTCGTCGCTAACCGGCTCGGCAACGACCTGCTCTGTCCGTACCGTTGACGTGACCAACAACATATACACGGTTTGACGGAGATTAACCTCATGAACGCGATCAGCGAAGACAGCGGCACCATCAAGTTAGTCCACACCTACGGGTTGGGACTGCACACAACGGACATGGAACCGGATGTCCATAATCCGGTATGGCAGAAGCGCCAGATCGACGACTTCGTCCAATTCGCCGTGCTGGCTGAGGAATTGGGCTTCGATGGATTGACCGTCACTGAGCATCACGCCCCGCTCATGACCTGCCCGTCCCCGCACCTGCTCATTGCTGCTGCAGCCGTCAAGACCAGCCGAATTCGCTTGGGCACAGCCGTCACTATCCTCCCCCTGTACAACCCGATCCGGATCGCCGAGGAAGCAGGCACCTTGGACCTGCTCAGCGGAGGCCGCTTCGAGCTCGGTATCGGCCGTGGCGCGCCAGGGGAGGCCCGGATCGCCCTGGGTCGCGACCTGACCGATGAGGACCTGAGGGACGCCTGGCTGGAATCACTCGAAGTCCTCCGGCTGGCGCTGACCGAGCGTGACGTCACGTTCGACGGGAAGTACTTCCAGATCACCCGCCCCACATCGATAGCGACCCGCCCCATCCAGACAGACTTCCCCATCTGGCTGGCAAGCGGCAGCCTCGACAGCACGGGGGTGGCCGGCTCCTACGGGTGGAATGTGATGCGAAACTTCGGCAGTGACCAGTCCCATCAAGAGGCACTGGATCATTATCTCCAGGTCGCAGCCGAGTACGGTCATGACCGATCCGCCGAGAACATGATGGTGGAGCGCTTCGTGTGCATCGGCGAGACCGAGGAGGCGGCGGAGCGCAACCTGGACACGTTCTCGCGGACGTTCAACCAGTTCATGTCCCACTATGCATCCAACGGTCGGACTGTCCCGAAGAACGACGGCGAGTTCGCTACCGACAAGAAAAAGGACCGGCCTGCTCTTTCCGTGGTGGGCACGCCGGACCAGGTGATCGAGAGCCTGCAGCAGACCCTCGACGCCACGGGTGCCCGCAGACTATTGGTCGAGACGTTCACTCCGGAGCAGGCGAGACTCTTCGCCCGCGAGGTAATGCCGGCCCTGAAGGAGCGCAATGCGGCGGTGGTGAGGGAACGTGCTGCGGTCGCCCACTAAGCACCGCGGCAAGACCTCGACGTCGGTCCGGCTCGCCGAGCAGGGCTACTTCTGGGTCGGGGTGACTTACGAACAACGTGACGGCCAGAGCATCGTCGACGGCTCTCAGATGTACGTGGAATTCCAGCGACCTGAAGAGCAGACCCAGCCATTCCCTGTGGTATTCATCCACGGCGGTGGTGGCCAGGGGTTGGATTGGATGGCCACGCCTGATGGCAGACCGGGCTGGCGGACGCTCTTGCTCCAGCGTGGCTATGCCGTCTACACAATCGACCGTCCAGGACACGGCCGTTCGCCGGTACGCCCCAGCCATCCAGACGGCGGTGCTATCCCCGCCTCGGCGGAGACCCTCGGACCCCTGTTCGCAGGCGCGGACAATCCGGACCACACACAGTGGCCCGGAAGCGGCTTGCCGGACGATCAAGCGTTGGCGCAGTTGCTCGCCTCCCAGAGCAACATGCCCGACCTGAATGCCGATCACGAGCTGATGCGGAAACACGGTGCAGAGCTGCTGGACCGGATCGGACCCAGCATCGTCATCACCAGCTCAGCCGGCGGACCGGCAGGCTGGCTTATGACGGACGCTAAGCCGGACTTGGTCCGGGCCGTGGTAGCGCTGGAGCCTATGGGCCCCAGCGGCCCGTTCCCCCTGCCTTGGGGGCTCTCTGCCAGCCCCCTGACCTATGATCCGCCGGCCACCGGTACACAGGACCTCAAGCTGCTGGAGGTTCCCGCGGCGGATGGGTTGCCAGCCATGCGACTCCAGTCAGAACCTGCGCGCCGGCTGCCGCACCTTGCCGAGACACCAATCGCCATCGTCTCGGGCGAGCAGTCGGTCGCCAAGCCGGTGGACTTCGGTACTGTCGCATACCTCCGGCAGGCCGGGTGCAACCGCGTTCACCACCTCCAGCTCGGTGATCTCGGGATTCACGGCAACGGTCACCTCATGATGATCGAACACAATAACGACCAGGTGCTGGACGCCGTCGTGCAGTGGCTCGATGACCACGTGGACCACGAGGGATAACTAAGACACTGTCCCGCATCTGAGGGAGCGGGACCCCCTTTCACAGCACTACATCACCACGCGCTGATGTACCGACCTCACGAAGGAAATCACATGACCCCGCTGACCATGCCGACCGATCCGTTAGAGCTCAGGAGCACCTACAGTTGCTTCCCCAGCGGGGTGGTAGCCCTCTGTGGAGACAAGGGGGGCAGACCGACTGGGATGTCCGTCAGCTCATTCACCACGGTCTCGCTGGAACCAGCCTTGGTTTCCGTATCGGTTCAGAAGACCTCTACGACGTGGCCTCAGCTGCGGCAACTTCCACGACTGGGCATCAGTGTCCTCGCAGAGGACCAAGGGACGGTCTGCCGCGCACTGGCTGGTCGAGGCGACCGATTCCAGAACATCGGCTGGAGACAGACGACCGAAGGCGCCATTTTCATTGACGGGGCCGCTGCCACCTTTGATTGCTCCATCGTCCAGGAGATTGAGGCAGGCGACCACGTGATCGTCCTGCTGGAAGTCGAAGCGATGGGGGCTGACCGCTCACGCCAGCCGCTGGTGTTCCATCACAGCGACCTGCGACGGCTGACCGCCGCCTAGGAAACGAAAGAGCCTGCCGCCATCCGACGGAGCATTCCTTGGAATGGACTCCTACTGTCAGGGCACTACGTCCCCCGACCGGGCCTGAACAATCCGCAGATACTCCAGCTGCTGCTCCGCTCACTGACCTGGACAAGGGCAGACCCCCACATCACATCGTTCACAGTCTGCCCGATTGGCCTCGAAAGAGAGCCAGTCTCGGCCGACCATGACTGAACGGATCCCGGGATACCCCGTATGCCCCTAGAGAAGGAAACCACCATGAAGTTTGAACACATCACTTTGGGACAACGCGTCATGTTCGGATCCGGCCAATCCGCCGCGAATTTGGCAGCCGAGGTAGCCCGCCTGGATGCATCACGGGTAATGGTGATCGCCTCCGAATTCGAGCGGTCAATGGCAAAGACCGCAACGGCGCAGATCTCGCCGGCCCTCTGGTGGGACGAGGTCATCATGCACGTCCCCGTCGAGGCGGCCGAGCGCGCCCGATCGGCGGCCAACGAGAATGACGTGGACCTGCTCGTCTGTGTAGGCGGGGGATCGACCACCGGACTGGCAAAGGCCATCGCCCTGACCACCGGGATCCCGATCGTGGCGGTGCCGACGACATATGCCGGCTCGGAGGCCACGAACGTGTGGGGCGTAACCGAGGACCGCACCAAGACCACCGGCGTGGACGATCGGGTCCTGCCGGTCACTGTGGTGTACGACGCCGACTTCACCCGGACGCTTCCGGTCGAGCTGAGCGTGTCCTCCGGGCTGAACGCTCTGGCGCACTGCATCGACTCGCTGTGGGCGCCCGGCGCCGATCCGATCAACCGAGCCCTGGCCCTCGAGGGGGCCCGGGCCCTGGCGATCGGACTGGCTGGCGTGGTGGCCAACCCCAAGGACCTGGCCGCCCGGGAGCAGACACTGCACGGCGCCTACCTGGCCGCGGTGTCCTTCGCCTCGGCAGGGTCCGGACTGCACCACAAAATCTGCCACGTGCTCGGCGGCACGTTCAACTTGCCGCATGCCCAAACCCACGCCACCGTGCTGCCTTGCGTGCTGGCCTTCAATGCGCCGGCCGTCCCCGAGACAGCGGCCCGGCTGGCCGCCGCGCTGGGCCGTCCTGCGATCGAGGGCCAGGAGGCCGCCCCGGCAGCTGTGGAGGCGCTGAATGCCCTGCGGGACACGCTCGATGCCCCCACTGCGCTGGCCGATTATGGGTTCACCGCCGCCGACATCCCCGAGGCCACACAGCGGGTACTCAAGGCCGTGCCCGCCTCGAACCCGGTCACAGTTACTGACGGGGACATCACCGCACTGCTCACAGCCGCACTGAACGGCACCACCCCGGCCCCGTCCACACCGTCGCTCACCTGATCGACCCGACTCGAGATCCCGTAGAGGAAAGCATGTCCACCCCATACCCCACACAGGCCGGAAAGGTTTCCCCGGAGCAGGTTCAAGTCGAACGGACCCTGACCAAGAATGTGCTGGAGTCCTTTGAAGACTGCAACGATCCGCGTCTGAAACAGGTAATGCAGTCGCTGGTCACCCACCTGCATGCCTTCATCCGAGACGTCCGGCTGACCGAGCAGGAGTGGAATAACGCGATCGAATTCCTTACCGCTGTCGGGCACATCACCGACGACCGGCGCCAGGAATTCATCCTGCTCTCAGACGTGCTGGGGTCTCGATGCAGACCATCAACGTCAACAACGCCGCCTACAAGGACGCGACCGAGGCTACGGTGTTTGGACCGTTCTTCATCGATGACGCCCCAGCGATCCCCATTGGCGGGGACATCACCGGCGGCGCTCCCGGGCAGCCCTGCTGGGTCGAAGGTACCGTCACCGACACCGACGGCAACCCACTGCCCGGGGCCAGGATCGAGGTCTGGGAAGCCGACGAGGACGGCTTCTACGACGTACAGTACTCCGACAGCCGCGTCGCCGGCCGTGCGCACCTCTTCGCCGACGACCAAGGCCGCTACAACTTCTGGGGCCTGAGCCCAACTCCGTATCCGATCCCGCACGACGGTCCAGTCGGGCAGATGCTGGCCGCGGTCGGGCGGTCGCCGATGCGGGCCTCCCATCTGCACTTCATGGTAAGTGCCCCGCACAGGCGCACTCTGGTGACGCACATATTCGTCCGCGGCGACGAGTTGCTGAAATACGACACTGTCTTCGGGGTCAAGGAATCCCTCGTAAAAGACTTCGAACAGCAGTTAGCGGAAACTCCGACCCCTGACGGACGGGACCTGGGCGGCCGAACCTGGGCCCGGACTCGCTTCGACATTGTGCT encodes:
- a CDS encoding helix-turn-helix transcriptional regulator, whose product is MAAGTPLRRFSLFRGAGLRHLEASATDWFTPCRVRSMGRGGEIASASVFATALGPVKLVYAQNSGPQMAVDFTQQELNYVAMFALGGVNRVSVDDEQAVCSAQRATILSPQMVAGMDLSGEYAQLHLRIDRFALERRLEQMLGRAVTKPIRFRMDMDLTRPALASWMRGIKVLVRDLDDPFGLSAAATDVHPWSDFLMTGLLLAQPHSYSEALGQANRNGFRPRSLKRAVELIEKDPADELSLATICSVAGVGPRALQREFKEYVGTTPREYIQWVRLCRAHDDLLAGNGDTVTEIALRWGFSHVSRFAAAYRERYGTLPSETLRESR
- a CDS encoding maleylacetate reductase → MKFEHITLGQRVMFGSGQSAANLAAEVARLDASRVMVIASEFERSMAKTATAQISPALWWDEVIMHVPVEAAERARSAANENDVDLLVCVGGGSTTGLAKAIALTTGIPIVAVPTTYAGSEATNVWGVTEDRTKTTGVDDRVLPVTVVYDADFTRTLPVELSVSSGLNALAHCIDSLWAPGADPINRALALEGARALAIGLAGVVANPKDLAAREQTLHGAYLAAVSFASAGSGLHHKICHVLGGTFNLPHAQTHATVLPCVLAFNAPAVPETAARLAAALGRPAIEGQEAAPAAVEALNALRDTLDAPTALADYGFTAADIPEATQRVLKAVPASNPVTVTDGDITALLTAALNGTTPAPSTPSLT
- a CDS encoding alpha/beta fold hydrolase, with the translated sequence MLRSPTKHRGKTSTSVRLAEQGYFWVGVTYEQRDGQSIVDGSQMYVEFQRPEEQTQPFPVVFIHGGGGQGLDWMATPDGRPGWRTLLLQRGYAVYTIDRPGHGRSPVRPSHPDGGAIPASAETLGPLFAGADNPDHTQWPGSGLPDDQALAQLLASQSNMPDLNADHELMRKHGAELLDRIGPSIVITSSAGGPAGWLMTDAKPDLVRAVVALEPMGPSGPFPLPWGLSASPLTYDPPATGTQDLKLLEVPAADGLPAMRLQSEPARRLPHLAETPIAIVSGEQSVAKPVDFGTVAYLRQAGCNRVHHLQLGDLGIHGNGHLMMIEHNNDQVLDAVVQWLDDHVDHEG
- a CDS encoding flavin reductase family protein — protein: MTPLTMPTDPLELRSTYSCFPSGVVALCGDKGGRPTGMSVSSFTTVSLEPALVSVSVQKTSTTWPQLRQLPRLGISVLAEDQGTVCRALAGRGDRFQNIGWRQTTEGAIFIDGAAATFDCSIVQEIEAGDHVIVLLEVEAMGADRSRQPLVFHHSDLRRLTAA
- a CDS encoding LLM class flavin-dependent oxidoreductase, producing the protein MNAISEDSGTIKLVHTYGLGLHTTDMEPDVHNPVWQKRQIDDFVQFAVLAEELGFDGLTVTEHHAPLMTCPSPHLLIAAAAVKTSRIRLGTAVTILPLYNPIRIAEEAGTLDLLSGGRFELGIGRGAPGEARIALGRDLTDEDLRDAWLESLEVLRLALTERDVTFDGKYFQITRPTSIATRPIQTDFPIWLASGSLDSTGVAGSYGWNVMRNFGSDQSHQEALDHYLQVAAEYGHDRSAENMMVERFVCIGETEEAAERNLDTFSRTFNQFMSHYASNGRTVPKNDGEFATDKKKDRPALSVVGTPDQVIESLQQTLDATGARRLLVETFTPEQARLFAREVMPALKERNAAVVRERAAVAH
- a CDS encoding acetyl-CoA acetyltransferase, yielding MSLKEQFGKDILLAGWGHSPFGKLADETLESLIVGVATEAIANAGLEPGQIDEIYLGQFNSGMVPLGFASSLALQVSDQLANVPATRVENACASGSAALQQGAKALLAGTARNVLVIGAEKMTHAGADVVGAALLGADYEAAGKPSSTGFAGLFAETAKHYEKRHGAVGDVLGSIAAKNHRNGVANPYAQLRKDLGEEFCRTVSDKNPMVAEPLRRTDCSPVSDGAAAVVLTSGPAPSNAAAAPVRLAGFGHANDFMPAAKRDPIAFAGSVAAWQRALGMAGVSLEDLDLAEVHDCFTIAELIMYEVIGLTPAGEGRRAIEEGWVYRDGKLPVNLSGGLKAKGHPVGATGVSQHVVTAMQLSGTAGDMQLAGARRAAVHNMGGLAIANYVSILEAV